A genomic window from Sulfurimonas paralvinellae includes:
- a CDS encoding sensor domain-containing diguanylate cyclase, whose amino-acid sequence MLQFYNKLNISKKLDFMNLSTALIAGIIAIIFIVLYQYIDGTKILKYQSRTLAKVLAQNIAPALLFKDAKNIDESLSSVKYAENILEAYALDVNGNILGVYVQKQPYKKNNEIEKMTLKEEQFSKGFELYTVVPVHAENRTIGYLVLVHSTQMLITHLLTQTLFITLIILVSIIITSRYYKLLSRKILNPIAKLNKGTTKIIQTKTLHTHVRVYNDDEIGELAKNFNIMINTLSEYHEELNRQKDLLDYKANHDDLTDLPNRALFNDRLAVAMKKADRNKSALGVFFLDIDYFKQINDQYGHDVGDELLKRFSQRLQECLRAADTLARIGGDEFMIILEENKEMTTSKTVAKKIVEAMKEPIALGESTLKISTSIGIAIYPQDAKDAEELVKNADMAMYKVKESGRDGFAFFQAE is encoded by the coding sequence ATGTTACAGTTTTACAATAAGTTGAATATTTCAAAAAAACTTGATTTTATGAATCTCTCTACTGCTCTTATAGCAGGCATTATTGCGATAATCTTCATTGTGCTTTATCAGTATATTGACGGTACAAAAATTTTAAAGTATCAAAGCCGTACTTTAGCAAAGGTTCTTGCCCAAAATATCGCTCCGGCACTTCTTTTTAAAGATGCTAAAAATATTGATGAATCATTGTCTTCTGTAAAATACGCAGAAAATATACTTGAGGCATATGCTTTGGATGTCAATGGAAATATACTGGGGGTATATGTACAAAAGCAACCTTATAAAAAAAATAATGAAATAGAGAAAATGACACTCAAAGAAGAACAGTTTTCGAAAGGGTTCGAACTCTATACTGTTGTACCTGTACACGCAGAAAACAGAACCATAGGCTATCTTGTCCTTGTTCATTCAACACAAATGCTTATTACTCACCTTTTGACTCAGACATTATTCATCACGCTCATTATATTGGTATCTATCATTATCACTTCACGTTACTATAAACTGTTAAGCCGTAAAATCTTGAATCCTATCGCAAAACTCAATAAAGGTACTACGAAGATCATTCAGACAAAGACGCTGCATACGCATGTAAGGGTTTATAACGATGATGAGATAGGGGAACTTGCTAAAAACTTCAACATAATGATAAATACACTCTCCGAGTATCATGAAGAACTGAACAGACAAAAAGATCTTCTTGATTATAAAGCAAACCATGACGATCTTACGGATTTACCAAACAGAGCACTTTTTAATGACAGACTGGCTGTTGCCATGAAAAAAGCAGACCGAAATAAAAGTGCACTCGGTGTTTTCTTTTTGGATATAGATTACTTTAAACAGATAAATGATCAATATGGTCACGATGTGGGTGATGAACTTCTGAAACGTTTTTCTCAGCGTCTGCAGGAGTGTCTGCGTGCGGCAGATACACTCGCTAGAATCGGCGGCGACGAGTTTATGATTATCCTTGAAGAGAACAAAGAGATGACAACTTCAAAAACAGTGGCAAAGAAGATCGTAGAAGCGATGAAAGAGCCTATAGCACTTGGAGAATCAACATTGAAAATCAGTACCAGCATAGGGATTGCCATATATCCTCAAGATGCCAAAGATGCTGAAGAGTTGGTCAAGAATGCAGATATGGCAATGTATAAAGTCAAAGAATCAGGCAGAGACGGTTTCGCTTTTTTTCAAGCAGAATGA
- the leuB gene encoding 3-isopropylmalate dehydrogenase: MKSYKIALIKGDGIGPEIIDEAVKVLDAVASYSGFHFNYEELLMGGAAYDITGDPLPQETVSGSLNSDAVLFGAIGGEKWDTLPREKRPESGLLRFRKELGVYANLRPAVVYDELANASSLKPEIVRGVDLMVVRELIGGIYFGEPKGRDENKGWNTMVYSRDEIIRIAHQAFKIAMTRSKRVCSIDKANVLDVSQLWRETVEEVAKEYPEVELSHMYVDNAAMQLIRDPKQFDVMLTGNIFGDILSDEASMLSGSIGLLPSASVGAKIGVYEPIHGSAPDIAGQGIANPIATISSASMMLRYALNENAAADKIDAAIKRALAEGYRTQDLAQFDAKEICSTSEMGSIIANYIEK, from the coding sequence ATGAAATCATATAAAATAGCACTTATTAAAGGTGATGGAATAGGTCCGGAGATCATAGACGAAGCTGTTAAAGTACTTGATGCAGTGGCATCTTACAGTGGTTTTCATTTTAACTATGAAGAGTTGCTGATGGGTGGAGCTGCGTATGATATTACAGGTGATCCGCTTCCTCAAGAGACTGTTTCAGGTTCATTGAACTCAGATGCTGTACTTTTTGGTGCAATCGGCGGTGAAAAATGGGACACTCTTCCACGTGAGAAGCGTCCAGAAAGCGGCTTACTACGTTTTAGAAAAGAACTTGGTGTCTATGCAAACCTGCGCCCTGCCGTTGTTTATGATGAACTTGCGAATGCATCGTCATTAAAGCCTGAGATCGTTCGCGGTGTTGATTTGATGGTCGTGCGTGAGCTTATCGGCGGTATCTATTTCGGTGAGCCAAAAGGCCGTGATGAAAATAAAGGCTGGAATACAATGGTATACTCACGTGATGAGATCATTCGTATTGCACACCAGGCATTTAAAATTGCAATGACAAGAAGTAAAAGAGTATGCTCGATAGATAAAGCAAATGTTCTTGATGTATCACAACTATGGCGTGAGACTGTTGAAGAGGTTGCAAAAGAGTATCCGGAAGTTGAACTCTCTCACATGTATGTTGACAATGCCGCTATGCAGCTTATCCGTGATCCAAAACAGTTTGATGTAATGCTTACCGGTAATATATTTGGAGATATTCTTTCAGATGAAGCCTCTATGCTTTCTGGATCTATCGGTCTGCTTCCATCTGCTTCTGTTGGTGCAAAGATTGGTGTTTATGAGCCTATTCACGGTTCAGCACCTGATATTGCGGGACAGGGGATTGCCAACCCTATAGCAACGATCTCATCAGCATCGATGATGTTGCGTTACGCATTAAATGAAAATGCTGCAGCAGATAAAATTGATGCAGCAATCAAACGTGCTCTTGCAGAAGGTTATAGAACACAGGATCTTGCACAATTTGATGCAAAAGAGATCTGTTCAACAAGTGAAATGGGTTCAATTATCGCGAACTATATCGAGAAATAA
- a CDS encoding 3-isopropylmalate dehydratase small subunit: protein MQKANINGKVWRFGKDIDTDLIIAARYLNTSVPEELAKHVMEDADPEFVNKMTPGDIIVADENFGCGSSREHAPIALKAAGVAAIVAPTFARIFYRNAFNMGLPIFELKEAAEIKEGDEISIDMNAGTITDKTTGKTYSFTPIPEFMQELIDAGGLMNFAQNEIEGKK from the coding sequence ATGCAAAAAGCAAACATAAACGGTAAAGTTTGGAGATTTGGAAAAGATATCGACACAGACTTGATCATAGCAGCACGTTACTTAAACACTTCAGTACCTGAAGAGTTGGCAAAACATGTTATGGAAGATGCCGATCCAGAGTTTGTAAATAAAATGACTCCAGGTGATATTATAGTCGCAGATGAAAACTTTGGTTGCGGAAGTTCACGTGAACATGCACCAATAGCACTTAAGGCGGCAGGTGTAGCTGCAATCGTAGCACCGACATTTGCAAGAATTTTTTACAGAAATGCTTTTAATATGGGACTGCCTATCTTTGAGCTTAAAGAAGCAGCGGAGATAAAAGAGGGCGATGAGATCAGTATAGATATGAATGCCGGTACGATTACAGATAAAACGACAGGTAAAACATATAGTTTTACACCGATTCCTGAATTTATGCAGGAGTTGATAGATGCAGGCGGTTTGATGAACTTTGCACAAAATGAGATAGAAGGTAAAAAATAG
- a CDS encoding flagellar hook-basal body protein, with product MQTGYYSSAAGMVTQFNRLDTISNNLANVNTNGFKEDNLIVGDFMRLYQQKRDDLPNDNNTKEAAKFINRAMAKAPQVVDAYTDFSVGNLQKTSNKLDVALSRDNLFFAVKTPEGVRFTRDGSFSLDDEGKLVTKQGYEVLGDDYFQSKEGITFATTDSVIDIDKNGQISTNVPGSLTLTQNKKLLIANVDNLKYLKKEGDNLYKLDDMKRMTINEESGAVAQGFVEKSNVNAVKMMTQLIETNRLVGMYQKAMDTQMNDMNRDAIEKIARKA from the coding sequence ATGCAAACAGGCTATTATAGTTCTGCTGCTGGAATGGTGACACAGTTTAACAGGCTTGACACCATCTCAAATAACCTAGCCAATGTCAATACAAACGGTTTTAAAGAAGACAACCTCATTGTAGGCGACTTTATGCGTCTTTATCAGCAAAAAAGAGATGATCTTCCAAATGATAACAACACAAAAGAGGCTGCCAAGTTTATTAATAGAGCTATGGCAAAAGCGCCACAGGTTGTCGATGCCTATACGGACTTTTCTGTTGGAAATCTACAAAAGACATCAAATAAGCTTGACGTTGCTCTCTCACGTGACAATCTTTTCTTTGCTGTAAAAACACCAGAAGGTGTCAGATTTACCAGAGATGGTTCTTTTTCACTTGATGATGAAGGAAAGCTTGTAACAAAGCAGGGCTATGAAGTGCTTGGTGATGATTATTTTCAAAGCAAGGAAGGCATCACTTTTGCAACTACTGACAGTGTCATAGATATTGATAAGAACGGACAGATATCAACAAACGTTCCCGGATCTTTGACACTCACGCAGAATAAAAAACTTCTAATAGCGAATGTTGACAATCTTAAGTATTTGAAAAAAGAGGGCGACAACCTCTATAAACTGGATGATATGAAGAGAATGACCATTAACGAAGAGAGTGGTGCCGTCGCTCAAGGATTTGTAGAAAAAAGCAATGTCAATGCCGTGAAGATGATGACGCAGCTTATTGAGACGAATAGACTTGTCGGGATGTATCAAAAAGCGATGGATACACAAATGAACGATATGAATAGAGACGCAATTGAGAAAATTGCACGAAAAGCTTAG
- the hemL gene encoding glutamate-1-semialdehyde 2,1-aminomutase gives MNREASQKAFEEAQELIPGGVDSPVRAFKSVGGTPIFITEGEGGYLKDIDGNKYVDYVQSWGPLLFGHRDETIEAAVIDAVKHGLSFGAPTLAESELAKLVIDFFDSVEKVRFVSSGTEAVMSAIRLARGFIGRDDIVKFTGCYHGHSDALLVEAGSGAATFGNPSSPGVPADFTKHTLLAEYNNIESVKKCFADSDNIACIIIEPIAGNMGLVPADKEFLHELRELCDANGALLIFDEVMSGFRGSLRGAESITGVTPDLVTLGKVIGGGMPVGAFGGRREIMDKLSPEGPVYQAGTLSGNPVAMAAGHAALTKLKQNGRLIDVLNSRAVRLVEGMQDAAREEGIAMQVDTRGSMFGFFFSDKVVKNFSDAAASDADIFAQFHAGMLDEGFYFACSLYETGFISTATTDMMIEDTIEASKRVFKAIKNA, from the coding sequence ATGAATAGAGAAGCATCACAAAAAGCATTTGAAGAAGCACAAGAATTGATTCCGGGGGGTGTTGACTCTCCTGTGCGTGCATTTAAAAGTGTGGGCGGTACACCGATCTTTATTACAGAAGGCGAAGGTGGATACCTTAAAGATATTGATGGAAATAAGTATGTCGATTACGTGCAGTCTTGGGGACCGTTGCTTTTTGGACATCGCGATGAGACGATCGAGGCTGCAGTTATCGATGCGGTCAAACATGGACTGAGTTTTGGTGCACCGACACTTGCTGAGAGTGAGCTTGCAAAGCTTGTTATCGACTTTTTTGATTCAGTGGAAAAAGTACGTTTCGTAAGCAGTGGAACGGAAGCTGTTATGAGTGCCATTCGTCTGGCACGTGGTTTTATAGGTCGTGATGATATTGTAAAATTTACAGGCTGTTACCATGGACACTCCGATGCACTCTTGGTTGAAGCAGGAAGCGGCGCGGCGACTTTTGGTAACCCATCAAGCCCAGGTGTTCCGGCTGATTTTACAAAGCATACACTTTTAGCGGAGTACAACAATATAGAGAGTGTCAAAAAATGTTTTGCGGATTCAGACAATATTGCCTGTATTATCATTGAGCCTATTGCAGGAAATATGGGCCTTGTTCCGGCCGATAAAGAGTTCTTGCATGAGTTGCGTGAGCTTTGTGACGCAAACGGTGCACTTTTGATTTTTGATGAAGTGATGAGCGGCTTTCGCGGAAGTCTACGTGGAGCAGAGAGTATCACCGGTGTCACACCTGATCTTGTGACACTCGGAAAGGTCATTGGCGGCGGTATGCCGGTAGGTGCTTTTGGCGGTCGTAGAGAGATCATGGATAAACTCTCTCCTGAAGGACCTGTCTATCAGGCAGGAACACTCAGTGGTAATCCTGTAGCTATGGCGGCAGGTCACGCAGCACTTACAAAACTCAAACAAAATGGCCGACTCATTGATGTTCTCAACAGTCGTGCGGTAAGACTTGTAGAGGGTATGCAGGATGCGGCACGTGAAGAGGGAATTGCTATGCAGGTTGATACACGCGGTAGTATGTTCGGTTTCTTTTTCAGTGATAAAGTTGTGAAAAACTTCAGTGATGCAGCAGCATCCGATGCGGATATCTTTGCACAATTTCATGCCGGTATGCTTGATGAAGGTTTCTATTTTGCTTGTTCTCTCTATGAGACAGGTTTCATCTCTACAGCTACAACAGATATGATGATAGAAGATACGATCGAAGCAAGTAAGCGAGTCTTTAAGGCAATTAAAAATGCCTAA
- a CDS encoding CiaD-like domain-containing protein codes for MELKDVILSTLAEMEDDAPITESIPKQENTQKVPQQQEPLIKTAAADESSVESELIYLNSIRERLLVLFEGFQAPNNANIEAKIDMTLNFLEYTLATIDARVEKLEKGNMK; via the coding sequence ATGGAATTAAAAGATGTAATACTCTCAACACTGGCTGAGATGGAAGATGACGCCCCGATAACCGAGTCAATACCAAAACAAGAAAATACGCAAAAAGTGCCGCAGCAGCAGGAACCCTTGATAAAAACAGCTGCAGCTGATGAATCGAGTGTTGAGAGTGAACTGATCTATCTTAACTCTATCAGAGAGCGTTTGTTGGTGCTTTTTGAAGGGTTCCAGGCACCGAACAATGCGAATATCGAAGCTAAGATAGACATGACGCTTAATTTTTTAGAGTACACGCTCGCTACAATTGATGCAAGAGTGGAAAAATTAGAAAAAGGAAACATGAAGTGA
- the rpoD gene encoding RNA polymerase sigma factor RpoD, whose amino-acid sequence MTAKELNKALETFFQEHKSKDCITYESIIDLFEKQPTAAQAKNILKLANKHNKCLYTASEHAKKLNDQEAEARRDAQRKMLEDNETDKFDILKEHELLEWSRSDSPVRMYLREMGQIPLLTKEEEIEISKKIEAGEGIIIDAICSVPYLIDFILDYKEPLINRERRVKELFKSFEDEKDDDDSNDDSDDEESKTLSAKDKSRVDKVTTSFKALEKAKKDWMKTLDKAPENLGSEELTEEIVHYYLILTWKKSVLKEKLLDLGPTSKLINELVKAMETALKSDEGYDKELKRLEYKLPLFNATLKANHKVLVEKIQDLTKEDIANMVPEATMVSTYMEIKKLVQTKEASKNSFDMEPEKLADILEQIKRGKNISEISKTKMAKSNLRLVVSIAKRYTNRGLPFLDLIQEGNIGLMKAVDKFEYQKGYKFSTYATWWIRQAISRAIADQARTIRIPIHMIETINRINKIMRKHLQEHGKEPDVDTIAQEVGLSVEKVKNVIKITKEPISLEAPIGSEEDGRFGDFIEDKQSLSPSDAILKDDLRIQIEQVLEQLNEREKAVIKLRFGIMDDESDRTLEEIGKELSVTRERVRQIESSAIKKLKHPKVGRRLKNYIEE is encoded by the coding sequence ATGACAGCAAAAGAACTCAACAAAGCCCTCGAGACTTTTTTTCAAGAGCACAAATCAAAAGATTGTATCACATACGAATCAATCATTGACCTTTTTGAAAAACAGCCAACCGCTGCACAAGCAAAAAATATATTAAAACTTGCAAACAAACACAATAAATGTCTTTATACTGCAAGTGAACATGCAAAAAAACTAAATGACCAAGAAGCGGAAGCTCGCCGTGATGCACAAAGAAAGATGCTCGAAGACAATGAAACAGACAAGTTCGACATCTTAAAAGAGCATGAACTCCTCGAGTGGTCACGTTCAGATTCTCCGGTGCGTATGTACCTGCGTGAGATGGGACAGATTCCACTTTTGACAAAAGAAGAAGAGATCGAAATCTCTAAAAAGATAGAAGCCGGTGAAGGCATCATCATCGATGCTATCTGTTCTGTTCCTTATCTTATTGATTTTATTCTCGATTATAAAGAGCCGCTTATCAACCGGGAAAGACGCGTAAAAGAGCTTTTTAAATCTTTTGAAGATGAAAAAGACGATGATGACAGCAATGATGATTCGGATGATGAAGAGAGTAAAACACTCTCTGCAAAAGACAAAAGCAGAGTCGACAAGGTAACAACAAGCTTCAAAGCGCTTGAAAAAGCTAAAAAAGACTGGATGAAAACGCTTGACAAAGCACCGGAAAATCTTGGCAGCGAAGAACTCACAGAAGAGATAGTTCATTACTATTTAATACTTACATGGAAAAAATCTGTCCTGAAAGAAAAACTTCTTGATCTAGGACCGACTTCAAAGCTTATCAATGAACTTGTAAAAGCAATGGAGACGGCACTGAAATCTGATGAAGGCTACGACAAGGAACTTAAACGTCTTGAGTATAAACTGCCGCTTTTCAATGCCACGCTCAAGGCAAACCATAAAGTACTTGTTGAGAAGATCCAGGATCTGACAAAAGAAGATATCGCGAACATGGTACCTGAAGCGACAATGGTCTCTACATATATGGAGATAAAAAAGCTCGTTCAGACAAAAGAGGCGTCAAAAAACTCTTTTGATATGGAACCGGAAAAACTTGCAGATATTTTAGAGCAGATCAAGCGCGGTAAAAATATCTCAGAGATTTCCAAAACGAAAATGGCAAAATCAAATCTTCGTCTTGTCGTTTCCATTGCAAAACGCTACACAAATCGAGGGCTTCCATTCCTTGACCTCATTCAAGAGGGTAATATCGGCCTTATGAAAGCCGTTGACAAGTTCGAATATCAAAAAGGTTACAAATTTTCAACCTATGCTACATGGTGGATTCGTCAAGCTATCTCACGTGCTATAGCCGATCAAGCGAGAACTATCCGTATTCCTATCCATATGATAGAAACGATCAACCGCATCAATAAAATTATGCGTAAACACCTTCAAGAACATGGGAAAGAGCCGGATGTTGATACAATCGCTCAAGAGGTCGGTCTTTCTGTCGAAAAAGTTAAAAATGTCATTAAAATCACAAAAGAGCCTATCTCTCTTGAAGCGCCTATCGGTAGTGAAGAAGACGGCCGTTTTGGTGACTTCATTGAAGATAAGCAGTCACTTTCACCTTCAGATGCAATTTTAAAAGATGATCTTCGTATTCAGATAGAACAGGTTTTAGAGCAACTTAACGAAAGAGAAAAAGCCGTTATCAAGCTTCGATTTGGAATCATGGATGATGAGAGTGACAGAACGCTAGAAGAGATTGGAAAAGAACTAAGCGTTACACGTGAGCGGGTTCGTCAGATCGAATCATCTGCGATTAAAAAGCTCAAACACCCTAAAGTTGGCCGTAGACTGAAAAACTATATAGAAGAGTAA
- a CDS encoding tetratricopeptide repeat protein, producing MQTLTLANIYELQGLKEEALEIYKEILKKDPNNSDAKIAIRRLSGMRKKFLRVNSQMKDFFLKMDTDVEFKEFERWLLKAWN from the coding sequence ATGCAGACACTTACTTTGGCAAATATCTATGAACTGCAGGGTTTAAAAGAGGAAGCATTGGAGATATATAAGGAGATACTGAAAAAAGATCCTAATAACTCTGATGCTAAAATTGCCATAAGAAGATTGTCCGGTATGCGTAAAAAGTTTTTAAGAGTCAATTCTCAAATGAAAGATTTTTTTCTTAAAATGGATACGGATGTAGAGTTTAAAGAGTTTGAAAGGTGGTTATTAAAAGCATGGAATTAA
- the purU gene encoding formyltetrahydrofolate deformylase, with product MSQYRVLIDANDEKGLVHKVSSVFYNYDLNILSNSEFVDKESNKFFMRSVVDGNVDKDELTAAVTKVLPVDSSIKVIEPKKKNIIIMATKEMHALGDILIRHEAGELEANILAVISNYDTLESLVSKFDIPYITISHEGLERPEHENKIIETINGFKDVDYIVLAKYMRILTPRFVEAFEDKIMNIHHSFLPAFIGANPYKQAYDRGVKIIGATAHFVNNNLDEGPIIAQEVIHVNHAYGWRDMQRSGRDVEKVVLSRALKLALEDRIFVYANRTVIF from the coding sequence GTGAGCCAATACCGTGTTTTAATAGATGCAAACGATGAAAAAGGCTTGGTTCATAAAGTATCAAGTGTTTTTTATAACTATGATCTTAATATTTTATCCAATAGTGAATTTGTTGATAAAGAGAGTAATAAATTTTTTATGCGTTCTGTTGTTGACGGCAATGTAGATAAAGATGAATTGACGGCAGCTGTCACAAAAGTTCTTCCTGTTGATTCAAGTATAAAAGTAATTGAACCGAAAAAGAAAAATATCATTATTATGGCGACAAAAGAGATGCATGCGCTTGGTGATATTCTGATCCGTCATGAGGCAGGTGAACTTGAGGCAAATATTTTGGCTGTTATATCAAACTATGACACACTTGAATCACTGGTCTCAAAATTCGACATTCCTTATATTACAATATCTCACGAAGGTCTTGAGCGTCCCGAACATGAAAATAAGATAATTGAGACTATCAATGGTTTTAAAGATGTCGATTATATCGTTTTGGCAAAATATATGCGTATCTTGACACCGCGTTTCGTTGAAGCATTTGAAGATAAGATTATGAATATTCACCACTCGTTCTTACCGGCATTTATCGGTGCAAACCCATATAAACAGGCTTATGACAGAGGTGTGAAGATTATTGGTGCTACGGCACACTTTGTAAATAACAATCTTGATGAAGGGCCGATTATCGCTCAAGAAGTCATTCATGTCAATCATGCCTACGGGTGGAGAGATATGCAGCGCTCCGGTAGAGATGTGGAGAAAGTTGTTCTCTCACGCGCACTGAAACTTGCCCTTGAAGACAGAATCTTTGTTTATGCAAACAGAACGGTTATCTTTTAA
- the flgG gene encoding flagellar basal-body rod protein FlgG, with product MMQSLYTASTGMLGMQTQIDTTANNIANVNTIGFKKGRAEFADLMYHVMEYAGTSTSDTTKSPTGIEVGLGVRSTAVNKIFSEGSLKQTDNQLDIAVTGRGFFKLELPDGTEVYTKNGAFKLDQDGAIVNSDGYYLIPQIVVPPDATSISIGTDGTVTVVQPGQTQATQIGQIQTTNFINPAGLHSMGDNLYLETDASGQPVEGIPGVDGLGTIRQGFVELSNVELVVELTDLITGQRAYDANSKIITTSDEMLQTTNNLKR from the coding sequence ATGATGCAATCACTTTATACCGCTTCGACGGGAATGCTCGGAATGCAGACGCAGATAGACACAACAGCCAATAATATTGCCAATGTCAATACAATCGGTTTTAAAAAAGGGCGTGCGGAATTTGCAGATCTTATGTACCATGTTATGGAGTATGCCGGAACATCTACGAGTGATACGACAAAATCACCTACAGGTATTGAAGTAGGACTGGGTGTTCGTTCAACTGCTGTTAACAAGATCTTTTCGGAAGGTTCTCTCAAGCAGACGGACAATCAGCTTGATATTGCCGTTACAGGACGTGGCTTTTTTAAACTTGAACTGCCTGATGGAACAGAAGTATATACAAAAAACGGTGCTTTTAAGCTGGATCAGGATGGTGCGATTGTCAATAGTGACGGGTATTATCTTATTCCGCAGATTGTTGTGCCGCCTGATGCAACAAGTATTAGTATAGGAACAGATGGTACGGTTACGGTTGTTCAACCCGGTCAAACGCAGGCAACACAGATAGGACAGATTCAAACGACCAATTTTATAAATCCGGCAGGTCTGCATTCAATGGGAGACAACCTGTATCTTGAAACAGACGCTTCCGGGCAACCTGTTGAAGGTATTCCTGGTGTCGATGGTCTTGGTACGATTCGTCAGGGATTTGTAGAACTTAGTAATGTTGAACTCGTTGTCGAACTTACCGATCTCATTACAGGTCAGCGTGCTTATGATGCAAACTCAAAGATAATCACTACAAGTGATGAAATGCTCCAAACTACAAATAATCTCAAGCGTTAA
- a CDS encoding DUF1566 domain-containing protein: protein MIKLFLLIGISVYFIGCGSTKEVPVKKLITDKPPKQKTIVQQRTKFKLSVQSPNATRIRILNIKPKYKDGILLQKGRYHIEATAKGHITYKKWIDLNKDTTLTIALKRKKNVSQGFIHWREIKDMKYIDGLFWQDQAINKQQKMNWNDAKEYCKDLKIALNDHILIDDFRLPTDEDLVTLRDHNARLDYSGALYWSSTTDIRHRDFAKYVYIGRDKEGWYNKSGKTYVRCVSDKHYPLKLSMKKLIKHFIRHEHYSYLDAYELAVNLKYGKPLIKNSVHEQNHKEKLLLRSEKYNKDKKYFYYKEHLVKEKKNRKKSPDVKFEIINDKLILREIN, encoded by the coding sequence TTGATTAAATTATTTTTATTAATCGGCATTTCTGTTTACTTTATAGGTTGCGGCAGCACAAAAGAAGTGCCTGTTAAAAAACTCATTACAGATAAACCTCCCAAGCAAAAAACCATTGTGCAACAACGCACCAAATTCAAACTCTCCGTTCAAAGTCCAAATGCAACACGTATTCGCATCCTTAACATTAAGCCAAAATATAAAGACGGTATTTTATTACAAAAGGGAAGGTATCACATTGAGGCAACAGCCAAAGGACACATTACCTACAAAAAGTGGATAGACCTTAACAAAGACACAACTCTTACCATTGCGCTCAAACGTAAAAAAAATGTATCTCAAGGTTTTATCCACTGGAGAGAGATCAAAGATATGAAATATATTGATGGCCTCTTCTGGCAGGATCAAGCAATCAACAAACAGCAAAAAATGAATTGGAACGATGCTAAAGAATATTGTAAAGATCTAAAAATTGCTCTTAACGACCATATACTCATCGATGATTTTAGACTGCCGACAGATGAAGATCTTGTAACACTAAGAGATCACAATGCCCGTCTTGACTATTCCGGTGCACTTTACTGGTCATCGACAACAGATATAAGGCATCGGGATTTCGCAAAATATGTCTATATTGGCAGAGACAAAGAAGGATGGTACAACAAAAGTGGTAAAACATATGTTCGTTGTGTCTCAGACAAACACTATCCTTTGAAACTATCAATGAAAAAACTTATAAAACACTTCATACGCCACGAGCATTACTCTTATCTCGATGCCTATGAACTTGCTGTTAATTTAAAATATGGCAAACCCCTGATCAAAAACAGTGTTCACGAACAAAACCATAAAGAAAAATTACTACTTCGTTCAGAAAAATATAATAAAGACAAAAAGTATTTTTATTATAAAGAACATCTTGTAAAAGAGAAAAAAAACAGAAAGAAATCCCCTGATGTCAAGTTTGAAATTATCAATGACAAACTTATTCTCAGGGAAATTAATTAA
- a CDS encoding AtpZ/AtpI family protein: MPKDEQQEERKPRVKPIIEAADSLSLGISMVVAVIIGVGLGWLLKNLTGAAWTFWIGVIIGIAAAILNVYKAYSKQYKEFEELSKEPRYAIKKKIDDDEYDEDEDYGEKSY, translated from the coding sequence ATGCCTAAGGATGAGCAGCAAGAAGAACGCAAACCGCGTGTTAAGCCAATAATAGAAGCAGCGGACAGCCTCTCACTTGGTATATCTATGGTTGTCGCTGTCATTATTGGTGTTGGTCTTGGCTGGCTGCTTAAAAATCTTACAGGTGCTGCCTGGACATTTTGGATAGGTGTTATCATAGGAATCGCGGCTGCTATTTTAAATGTTTACAAAGCCTACTCAAAACAGTACAAAGAATTTGAAGAACTTTCAAAAGAGCCGCGTTATGCTATCAAAAAAAAGATAGACGATGATGAGTATGATGAAGATGAGGATTATGGTGAAAAAAGCTATTAG